Part of the Cohnella candidum genome, CTTTCGAGTTTATCCATGACCTCTTGAAGTGCCGTCGTCATGTCGCACCTCCGTTTTCGGTTGTGCCGGGATTAAGGAAGGAGCCACTGCTCCAGTTCCTTGTTCAACTTGGCGATGCCTTCGCGGCGAAGGGCGTAAGTAGACGCGGAATCACATACGACGTTGGTGCGAATCAAGCCGGCCGACCGCAGGATGAGCATGTGCTCGTATACCGTGCTTTTGGCGAGACCGATATGTTTGGCCACCTCCGTGTAGCTGCGGGGTCCGTTTCGGAGAAAGCGCAGGATTTTGAGCCGGTTCACGTCCGACAAGCCTTTAGCCGCTTCTCTCAGCAAGGCGGAAGGCTCGTTCTCGTCATTCTGGCCGGCTGCATCGAACGCATAATGGCACCAGGTCAAGCTGTCGAAAAGGAAAATCCAGTTCAGCGGCCTGGCGTGGTATTGCGGCGTTAGAACCAGCTTCTTCAGATGGGGCTGCGGTTCGAAAACGAGCCCGTTCGTCACTTCCTCTACGAAAGCGTCCTTATCCGTGACCTCCCGCAACTGAAGGTTGCGCGCCTCCGTCTCCTTCCGGAGTTCCTCCGATATGCGGGGATCGAGTTGGCGGAAGTAAATTTCATACCAGGCCGACAAATAGTAAACGAGCTTATCCCGGAACGTTCCGAGTTCCTCGGGAAACTGCTTCATGTGGGGAGACAGGAATTCGTAGATTTCCCCGGCGCTTCTCTCGCCCAGCCAGTCGATGAACGCTTTGGCTTCCGGGGATGGACCGGCTTGGATGAGGAAATGGACAAGCCCCAAACTCTTGGTGAACGTCTCGTCCTCGTCGACCGCGCGCTTGAAATCACCGGGCAATTGGCGCTCGATCTCCGTTCGCCATTTTTTATCGCGCTCCGAACGCCGGAATACGCTGGGACAAGTGTATGTATAGAAGCTGTTGATGAGTTCGTCGGCTTCCCGGTAAACGAATTCCAATTGCATGAGCGTCGCTCCTACATGGAGGTTATTTTCTTCATCCATCGTATCGAACGAGGGGGTGCGTCGTCAATGCGAACCGAAATTATATTTAGTTCGTTTTTTGACGAACTTATTTACATTTCGTTAAATAGGGTATAATATGTTGGCTATCTTACATACTTTTCCTCCGAGAAAGAAGGAAGCCCTCATGACTTCAATATGGAAAGACCGCATGTTTATCTGGTTCGCCTCGGGCCAGACGCTGGCGCAATTCGGCGCGGCAATCGCGATGTTCGCCATCCCCTGGATGCTGCTGCAGAAAACCGGCTCGGCCGCGAGCACCGGTCTTGCGTTCGCCGTCGGGTTCATCCCTTATTTGTCGTTGTCCCTGCCGGCAGGCGTGTGGGCGGACCGCTTCAGCCGCAGCAAGATGATGATCGCCGCGGATCTCGGCCGGTTGCTTACGATGACCGCGCTGCCGGTCTCCATCGCGTTGACCGGAGACACGCCGGTCATCCTGCTGTTCGTCGTACAAGCAGTGCTCAGCGCCTTCGCCGCCATATTCGACGCCGCTTACGGCGCCTACTTGCCACAGATCGTTCCGGTGGACAAACTGAGCGGCGCCAACAGCGCGCTGCAGAGCGGCAGCTCGCTCAGCCAGGTGCTCGGTCCCGCGCTCGGCGGCACCCTGCTCGCCTGGCTGGGAGGGAGCCAAGTGTTGCTGCTCACGACCGTCACTTACTTGATCTCCGTCGCCACGATTCTCAAAGTCCGGAGGACCGAATCACCGCAGACGGTGCCCACGACAAAACGCCGACTCCGGAAGGAAATCGGCGAAGGGTTCGCTTACGTATGGAATCATAAGTTGATTCGGACGACCGGCATCTTCTCCATGCTCGCCAATCTGGCCATCCCGGCGACGAGCGTGGCGTTACTGTTCAAGTTGCAGAAGGAATTGGTGCTAAACTCGGACGTGACGGGTTGGATCATGGCGGGCTGGAGCGCGGGAGCCGTGATCGGCTCGATCGTTTATGGGCAGATCAAGAAGCGTCTCACCATGAAGCAGATACTGGCGGGCGTGCTGCTGTTCATGCTCGTCCCTCCGCTCGTGCTGACTGCGACGTCGAACCTGATTTTGCTCGTGTCGGCTTTCGCGTTATCCGGTTTGACCGTGTCCGTCTGGAACATTACGCTTATCACAATGCGCCAAACGGTGATTCCTCCGGAGATCATGGGCAGGGCGCTGACGAGCATCCGGATCGTGGCCTGGTGCTCGCTGCCCATCGGCAACGTAATCGGCGGCGGTCTTGCTCAGGGTTACGGCTCCTCTGCCGTGTTCGTCTTCGATGCCTCCGTGCGCCTGTTCATGCTGGTGCTGAGCCTGTACCTGTTCCGCCAAATGGGCCAGGCGGCTCCCAGTCTCGCGATAAGTAAATGAGGACTACTTAACTGGCCGTAGAGCCGACTCGAGACCGCAGATAAGTAAACGTGCACTACTTATTTGGCACTGGAAAGATTGCGGGATCCGAGTTTAGTAAACATGGTTTACTTATTGGGCGTGGAACCGGCGTGAACCCGGAATTAAGTAATTGTGCGCTACTTAAAAAAGCCGCTCATTACCTGAGCGGCCTCTTGCCTATAATCGTCACGGTTACTTCGTCTTGATATGGATGTCCACTCCGCCGCGGTTTAGGGTCGAAAGATTCAACGTCTGCGTGAGGATTTTGGAATCCGGCTCCTTCGAGTAAGAAATGGTTACCGGCCCGATCACGTTCGCCTTATAGTCGCCCGGTGCGACGCGTTTGCCTTTGGCGTCCTTCTGATCCCATTTGAAATCCAGGGTCATGAACTTCTTCCAGGAAGAGAAATCGCCGGCGGCAACGACAGGTGTCTTGCCGGTCCAAACGACTTTCTTCGTCTTGGCGTTCGTGATTTGGATCGTGAAGGCAACGGGCGCGCGAAGATACAGAGAACCGTCCTCCATGCCCTTGAAGTTGAAATGGAAGCCCGCCGGCGTGTTGTCCGAGCCGTATTGCACGTTGAACGGCACTTGCGCGAACGTTCCCCCGCCTCTGGAGTCCGTGACGCTCTCGACCCAGCCGGCCGATTGGGCGGATGCGATGACTTTCGTTGCGCCGGTAACTCCCGCTGCCGATGCTCCCATTGGCGAAATCGAAGCGACGGTCGTGACGGTGAGCGCGGCGGCGCACAACACGCCTAAAGCCAGTTTTCTCATTTTATATATGCCTCCTCAAGAAGTCTGTCTATTCAGACGACGCTAAGGAGGCAATGGTTGCGCGGCAGTAGAGGCTTACGGAACTGAGAGGCGCTATTCAGCGAAAATAGCTTCTAAAACAAAGCTAACGGAATTCAGCGACGTTATTGTTCGACGTTTACGAAGAATTGGCCTCAAAGTTGCTGAATAGCGGCGCTGAGTTCCGTTAGCATCTCAAATGGGGTCAAATGCAAGGAATAAGGCCTCTGAGTTCCGTTGCGGTTGTATGAAGATTATCCGAGCACCCGTTTTATCCGCGTCCAATATCCCGCTCTCTCGCTGGAAATGTTTTTCAGCCCCGTGTTATGATAGACGGAGCCTTTATCTTGAAGGAGGTAATCGTACAAATGGCCGTCACTTTCAAGCAAATGGTTGGAGAAGCCCGCGAGAACGTTCCCGGAGTCAGCTCCGCGGAAGCACGGGAGAAAATCAAAGCAAACCCGAACACGCTCGTCATTGACGTGCAGGACGCCGCGGACGCAGGCGCTTGCGGATTGATCCCGAGCAGCAAGAACATTTCCCTCGGCATGCTGGGCATCCGGGCCGACCTGGAGCTGCCGGAGCACTTCCGCGATCCGGACTTGGCCGACCGCAACCGTCCCGTGCTGGTGACCTGCGGAGCGGGCGGACAAGCGGCACTCGGCGCCTACCTGCTCAAAAAGATGGGCTTTACGGACGTTGCTTACATAGACGGGGGGACGGCAGCCTGGAAGGCGGCCGGCTTCGAGGTCGAGTAACGGCCATTCATTTTCCGATGTCATGCGGGGTCGTCTCCCGGGTCCGTTTGGGCCTGGCGGGACGGCCCCGTTTTTCGTCGAATCGCTTGCGACAAGATTCTCCCATGGGATTTTCCCCTTTCTCTATCGCTTTTTGTCCCGCCAAACCCCATAGATTTATGGTACTCCTAATAGGAGGAAGGCAATCTATTTCGCGGGAGGAAGTCGGTAGAGATGAAGAAAATGAAAGGTTGGTCTGCCTGGGTTCTCGCTTTATGCCTCAGTTTGATTTCCATCCCCGCCTACGCGGCGGATTCGGCGCAGGCAAAGGCGCCGGTCATCACGGTCACGGTTGACGGGGTGCCCGTCGTCTTCAGCAAAGCTCCGATCCATCAAGGCGGCACTGTTCTCGCCGAAGCAGCACCGCTTTTCAAGGCTCTCGGGCTCTCCTATCGCGCGCCTGCTTCCGACGCCGAATCTTTCAGCGTTTCCAAAGCCAGCTTGTACATCGAAATGACCCCGGGCAGCGAAGTCGCCTACGTCAACCGCGAACCCAAGGAACTCGCGGCGGCCCCCCGCTTCGTGGACGGGACGCTGTTCGTGCCGCTCCGCTGGGCGGCCGAAACGGCAGGCAAATCCGTCGAATGGGATTCCGCCCATTCATCCATTGCCATCCTGCCTGCTTATAAAGTGATCGCTTATTATATTTCCTGGGGCATCTACGACCGGAATTATCAGGTCGCGGATATCGACGCCTCCAATATCACCCACATCAACTACGCGTTCGCGAACATCAAAGACGGCGAAATCGTCGTCGGCGATCCGTGGGCGGACACCGACAAGGTGTTTCCCGGCGACTGCGAGAGCGAAGGCTGCAAACATGGCAATTTCAATCAGCTGAACCGGTTGAAAACCGTCAATCCCCGCTTGCAAACGCTGATTTCCGTAGGCGGGTGGACGTGGTCGAAATGGTTCTCCGACGTTGCGGTGAGCGAGGAATCGCGGACCAAGTTCGCGGACAGCGCGGTGAAGTTCGTCCGCGACTGGGGCTTCGACGGCGTCGATCTCGATTGGGAATATCCCGTAGGGGGCGGCTTGGAAGGCAATATCAATCGCCCGGAAGATAAACAGAACTATACCCTGCTGCTCCGCAAAATTCGCGAGAAGCTGGACGCCGCCGGCCAAGCCGACGGCAAGCATTATCTGCTCACCATCGCGGCGGGTGCCTCGACGAGCTTCATCGACAACACGGAGCTGGATCAGATCTCCTCGGTCGTCGATTGGATCAACGTCATGACCTACGATTACCACGGGGGCTGGGATACCGCCAGCGGCATCAACTCCCCGCTCTACTACGACCCGAAGGATCCTTCGCCCGGATCCGCCAACACCTACGTCGCGGGGACCGTTCACAACTTCCTGGACGCGGGAGTACCCGCCGACAAGCTGGTGATGGGTATGCCGTTCTACGGCCGCGGCTGGACGAAGTGCAAGACCGACGACAACGGACTCTACCAGGCCTGCGGAGGCGTATCCAAAGGCACTTGGGAAGCCGGCGCCCTGGACATCGCCGATATCGAGGACCATTACGTGAACAAGAACGGCTACACGCGTTACTGGAACGACAGCACCAAGACGCCGTGGCTCTTCAACCCGGCAGACGGCACGTTCATCGGTTACGACGACGCCGAATCGTTCTCCTACAAAACTCGGTTCATCAAAGACACGGGGCTGGCCGGCGCGATGTTCTGGGACATCACGTCCGATAAGAACGGGACCTTGACCGGTCAACTCGGGAAAGATTTACTGGGCACTCCGTAAGTAATTGTTCCCTATAAGAAAAGGGCCGATCCGCCGATCGACATCTCGATACGGCGGGTCGGCCCCTTTCGGTACGACTAGGTAATACTAAGGATTATTTCACATTACTTCACTTCGCAAACACTCGTCATACTAAGTAATACTTTGTATTCCTTTGTATTCCTTGGTGTTCCTTTGATTCAAATCCACGCCTCGATATCTTCTTCGTCCAGCTCTTCGTCGGGAGGGAGATCGGGTTCCTGCTGAGCGTCCGGGGCGGCAGAGGGGAGCTCCGCCGGCTGTTGCGGAAGCGAACCCTGCAGCAACGTCCGTTCCGCCGGTATGACGGTCTGGAGATTGCGGACGCCGTTGCGCGCGATCTCATTCTCGATCAGGTAACGAAGCGAATCCATCAGATTCGTCTGGGCGTTGATCCACTGCATGACCCGCGGATCTTCGGTTTTGCGCGTTTTGAGACTGAAATTTTCGCCCGGCTGCTTGATCTTCTTCATGAATGGACGTTACGCAGTCTGGGAGGCTTTGCTCTTCAGCGCATCGTAGATTTTGCCGCGGGCGAAGGCGTCCAATCCCATCGCGTTCAGCTGAACGGCGTACTCGGCCGGGATGTACAGCAGTTGAAGCTCCCGCTCCTCGCACAGCTCCGCCAACTGCGGATGAAGGATGGAACGCATCAGAATGCTGCCGCCTCCGTACACGCAGATCAGGTCGATCTCGTTCCGGGCTTTCGTCAGCTGGCGCTTTACGTTTTGCATGATCTGTTTGACCTGGCTTTCGAGCGGCCTCTTGAGCGTCTTGATCGCGCGGGCATAATACTTATGTTTCGGATTCTTGATCACGTCGCTGAAGAACTGCCGGGGGCTGTCGGGCAGGTGGATCAGGCGGTTGAACTCGTCCAGCGCTTCTTCGATCGCGTACCCGGCGCCGTGGTGGCTGCCATGTACGAACTGCCTCAGGAACTTGTTGCCTTCGGTGATCGGATATTCCGTCGACCCGTCGCCGATGTCCACGTGAAGGATGCGCTTGTCCTTGAAGTAGCTGCCGTTGAATTTCTTTTCGATCCCGTAGGATTCCATGAATTCGCGGAAAATCTCGCCGTCCCGCCAATTCCCCTCGCCGTCTTTTTGAAGCGTGAAAATGACGGGAGTCGCTTCCGGTACGACTTTCGCGAACGGAAACGCCACATTGACGGTGACGCGCTGGATGCCCAAATGAACCGTCACGTGATGGGTTCCCGTCATGAACCGCTTCTCGAATTTCGCCGAGGTTTCGTCCGTGTGCTGGGTCACCGGCAGCGCCGTGGCCATGTCGGCCTCCACGTCGACGCGTTCCGGGATTTTCTTCTCATCCTCGAATGCCTTCTGTACGGCGATAGCCGCGATTTGCGCGAGCGTATTGACGACCGGCAGATCCATGTCCGATTTCAGATCGATTCCGATCTGCAGGTTGTCCAGGATTTCGCCGCTCTCCAGCGCGAATTTGCCGACGTAATACATGCCGGGGCGCGCCGCAGGGGAATCGATCGTCACGACCAATTGGTCCTGAAGGTTCTTGATGAAGCTCTCCGGGGATTGCTCTTCGCTCCAGGGGAGCTCGTCTACCATGCAATTGACGTTGGGCTGCTGAATGAGTTTGCCGTCGATGATGAGGTCGTGTTCGCTGTTGCCGTTGTCGTTGCCGACGAAGAAATGATAGTTCATTCAAAGCCTCTCCTTCTGTGTTGCTGACTATGTCCGGGTATTACTTTGCCATGCGAAGTGTTATTCCGCATCCCGCTATGGTCCCAGAAGGAGGTTAACGTTTTTTAACCCTTGTACTTTATGGTAAAGTCGAGCCCTGCACTGTCTTGTTCTTGCCCGATCGCTTGGCGGCGTACAAGGCAGAGTCGGCCGCTTCGAAGAGCTTTTCTTTGCTCATGTCCGCCTGAAGGCGCTGAAAACCGATGCTGACCGTGACCCGGTTCCCGTCCAGCAATTCGTGCGTTTGCGCGGCAATGTCCTCCCGGATCCGCTCCAGCTGTTCCTGAAAACGGGCGCCGTTCTTCTCCACGCAGATAATCCCGAACTCTTCCCCGCCGTAGCGCGAAGCGAAATCATCCGCCTCGAGACGGTCCGAAATCCGGTCCGCCACGAATTTGATGATGACGTCGCCTGCTGCGTGCCCATATGTATCGTTGATGACCTTGAAATTATCGATGTCGAGCAACGCCAGGTGAACGTCCATGGACGCGGAAGCCTGCATAGCCAGAATATTGCCGAGGTGCTCGTGAAACGATTTATGGTTGTACAGCCTCGTGACGGGATCGATCCGGCTGTTTCTCTCCATTTCGACGTTCTGCATCAGCAGTTTCTGCTTCTCCTCGGTTGCGCTCACGAGGTTATTCGCCAGGCTGAACATTCTTTTTCTCAAGCTGTTGATCACCATGGCCGTACCCGCCAGCATAGCTGCCGCGAGCATCGCATTGGACACCGTGAGCATCCGGCTCAAGTGAGGAGAAAGCCAGTAGAGCAGCGCCAGCGTCACCAAGCCCTGCAGCACGGCGAACGCGATCAGCCGCCCGCTGAAATAAAAGAGCGAAATAAGCAGAGGAAAAATGAGCAAATAAACGCTCATCGGCAGTTCATAGAGGGCCAGGATGATCAGACTGACCAGCAAATTGACGCCTGCGAGCAAAACGAAATCCATTCCGGTGCGCACGTAACGGAAGCAGAGTTCGAGCAAGCCGCACAGCAGAACCATTTCCAGCGCCGGGATGAAAACTACGTCTCGAAGGAACAGGCCTTGGTCGTAAGCAGTGACGAAGCTGTTGGCACCCGTAACGACCGCGTATAGGACGATCACTCGCCAAAGCGTAGTGAGGATATCTCGGGTGAACGTTCGCTTTTCGTTTTCGAAGTAGGACTCGGTCATCGATTCTGCCTCGCTTCGCTGTGAAGTGCCGACTGATTCTACTCAGTATATCGGATATATCGGAAAAGGAAGTCGTTGATGTAAGCCTTTTCACCTAATATGCGGCTGGGACTCCGGGAGCATATGAAGAAACCCCCGACCGCGGCAGATCCGCAGTACGGGGGCTCCAGTTATTTTGAAGATGGCTCCACGGATTAGAGAACCCGGCGTCCCGTCACGTAACGGGTGCTCCAGTAACCGGAGGTCATGCTGGAGATGCCCACGCCGTCAAAGGACGGAGAATTGTGGATGAACTGACCGTTGCCGAGGTAGATGCCGACATGTCCGATCGAAGTGGACGAGCCGACACGGAAAAACACCAAGTCGCCCGGAGCGAGCGAGCTCTTCGCGACGAACCTGCCCGCATCCTTCTGGTAGCGGGTTCCCCATTTGAGGGAAACGCCTACTTTGCCGAAAACGTATTTCGTGAACGACGAGCAATCCATGAGCGTAGGTGCGTTGTTCGCATTGTATTTGTAATGCGTAATGCCCTTGAGGTCTTTCGCGTACTGGATGACGCGTGCGGCCGCGGACGACGTCGAAACCGGCGCGGGTGCCGGAGTCGGTGCCGGTGCAGGAGCAGCCTGTGTGTACGTAATATAGTTAGGCGATAAGTATCCGACTTTGCCGTTCACGGAAACTTTCACCCAATAGCTGTTGACCTTCTCTTGGACGTCGACGACGGTGCCCGTTTTCAGCATTTGATAGACGGTGCTGTTGAGCGAAGGCGCGGAACGGAAATTTACGCCGCTCTTCACCGTAGCGGTCTGCGCGAATGCGGTTGCCGAGATGGCGAGCGATACCAGCGACAACACTGCCATGGAAACGATATTCTTCTTCTTCATAAAATCCCTCCCTATGGGCGATTATAACTAGATTCATAGGGAGGTTTCCTTGCTAAAATATATCCAGCCGCGTTTCGGCGCGTTGCGACAAGGTTAATACATAGTGCTGTTTTGTTAGGCGGCACCCCGACACCTAGTCAAAAGGAGCTTCAGAGAGCCATGATCCTTGCCCGGAACAACGTCAACGTATACGGCAATGGAAAGCGCCACATGATTTTCGCGCATGGATTCGGATGCGACCAGACGATGTGGCGTTTCGTTGCCCCCGCTTTTGCTAAAGATTACCGGATCGTCCTGTTCGATTATGTCGGGTCGGGCAAGTCGGATACGAACGCTTACGATATCGATAAATATTGCACGCTCTCCGGCTATGTCCAGGATTTGCTGGACGTTTGCGAAGAATTGGAAGTGAAAGACGCGATATTCGTCGGCCATTCGGTCTCCGGCATGATCGGATTGCTCGCTTCGATACGCGAACCGGACCGCTTCGGAAAGATGATCATGATCGGCCCTTCGCCTTGTTATTTGAACGACCCGCCCGACTATTTCGGGGGGTTCGAGAAAGCCGATCTGCTCGGGCTGCTCGATTTGATGAACAGGAACGACGGAGGGTGGGCGCGTTTTCTGGCACCGCTCGTGATGAACAATCCGAATCGTCCGCACCTCAGCACGGAACTCGAAAAAAGCTTCTGTTCGTCCGATCCCGATATCACGCGCCGGTTTGCCATCGCGACCTTCTTCTCGGATCATCGCGACGTTCTGCCCGACGTGACCGTTCCATCGCTGATCTTGCAATGCACGGACGATGCGATCACCCCGTTAACGGTCGGCACTTACCTTTGCAGCCATCTGGCAAACAGCGAGCTGGTTGTGATGCAAGCCACCGGACATTGCCCACATGTCAGTCACCCGGAAGAGACCGTCCGGAAAATAAACGAATATTTGGCAGAGACAGACGTTCGTCCGCTAGCTAAAGGTGTATCGTGACTCCCCTTGATGCGCGGCTCGAACGTGCTCCATGCGGTTACGCAGCGTTCGCCAATGATATGATTCTCACGGCGGCCAATGCGACTCTGCATGAAATGCTGGGCTATTCGCCCGGCGAGCTGACGGGACGTCCTTTCGGCTCGCTGCTGACGGTCTCCAGCAGAGCCGTGTTTCAAATTTATTTCCAGCCGCTCATCAAATTGAATCATAAGGTCGAAGAAATGTTCCTCAACCTGCGCATGAAATCGGGCCAAGATTTCCCTGTTT contains:
- a CDS encoding GGDEF domain-containing protein; the encoded protein is MTESYFENEKRTFTRDILTTLWRVIVLYAVVTGANSFVTAYDQGLFLRDVVFIPALEMVLLCGLLELCFRYVRTGMDFVLLAGVNLLVSLIILALYELPMSVYLLIFPLLISLFYFSGRLIAFAVLQGLVTLALLYWLSPHLSRMLTVSNAMLAAAMLAGTAMVINSLRKRMFSLANNLVSATEEKQKLLMQNVEMERNSRIDPVTRLYNHKSFHEHLGNILAMQASASMDVHLALLDIDNFKVINDTYGHAAGDVIIKFVADRISDRLEADDFASRYGGEEFGIICVEKNGARFQEQLERIREDIAAQTHELLDGNRVTVSIGFQRLQADMSKEKLFEAADSALYAAKRSGKNKTVQGSTLP
- a CDS encoding C40 family peptidase: MKKKNIVSMAVLSLVSLAISATAFAQTATVKSGVNFRSAPSLNSTVYQMLKTGTVVDVQEKVNSYWVKVSVNGKVGYLSPNYITYTQAAPAPAPTPAPAPVSTSSAAARVIQYAKDLKGITHYKYNANNAPTLMDCSSFTKYVFGKVGVSLKWGTRYQKDAGRFVAKSSLAPGDLVFFRVGSSTSIGHVGIYLGNGQFIHNSPSFDGVGISSMTSGYWSTRYVTGRRVL
- a CDS encoding ParM/StbA family protein, which codes for MNYHFFVGNDNGNSEHDLIIDGKLIQQPNVNCMVDELPWSEEQSPESFIKNLQDQLVVTIDSPAARPGMYYVGKFALESGEILDNLQIGIDLKSDMDLPVVNTLAQIAAIAVQKAFEDEKKIPERVDVEADMATALPVTQHTDETSAKFEKRFMTGTHHVTVHLGIQRVTVNVAFPFAKVVPEATPVIFTLQKDGEGNWRDGEIFREFMESYGIEKKFNGSYFKDKRILHVDIGDGSTEYPITEGNKFLRQFVHGSHHGAGYAIEEALDEFNRLIHLPDSPRQFFSDVIKNPKHKYYARAIKTLKRPLESQVKQIMQNVKRQLTKARNEIDLICVYGGGSILMRSILHPQLAELCEERELQLLYIPAEYAVQLNAMGLDAFARGKIYDALKSKASQTA
- a CDS encoding rhodanese-like domain-containing protein, whose translation is MAVTFKQMVGEARENVPGVSSAEAREKIKANPNTLVIDVQDAADAGACGLIPSSKNISLGMLGIRADLELPEHFRDPDLADRNRPVLVTCGAGGQAALGAYLLKKMGFTDVAYIDGGTAAWKAAGFEVE
- a CDS encoding ArsR/SmtB family transcription factor, with product MQLEFVYREADELINSFYTYTCPSVFRRSERDKKWRTEIERQLPGDFKRAVDEDETFTKSLGLVHFLIQAGPSPEAKAFIDWLGERSAGEIYEFLSPHMKQFPEELGTFRDKLVYYLSAWYEIYFRQLDPRISEELRKETEARNLQLREVTDKDAFVEEVTNGLVFEPQPHLKKLVLTPQYHARPLNWIFLFDSLTWCHYAFDAAGQNDENEPSALLREAAKGLSDVNRLKILRFLRNGPRSYTEVAKHIGLAKSTVYEHMLILRSAGLIRTNVVCDSASTYALRREGIAKLNKELEQWLLP
- a CDS encoding MFS transporter: MTSIWKDRMFIWFASGQTLAQFGAAIAMFAIPWMLLQKTGSAASTGLAFAVGFIPYLSLSLPAGVWADRFSRSKMMIAADLGRLLTMTALPVSIALTGDTPVILLFVVQAVLSAFAAIFDAAYGAYLPQIVPVDKLSGANSALQSGSSLSQVLGPALGGTLLAWLGGSQVLLLTTVTYLISVATILKVRRTESPQTVPTTKRRLRKEIGEGFAYVWNHKLIRTTGIFSMLANLAIPATSVALLFKLQKELVLNSDVTGWIMAGWSAGAVIGSIVYGQIKKRLTMKQILAGVLLFMLVPPLVLTATSNLILLVSAFALSGLTVSVWNITLITMRQTVIPPEIMGRALTSIRIVAWCSLPIGNVIGGGLAQGYGSSAVFVFDASVRLFMLVLSLYLFRQMGQAAPSLAISK
- a CDS encoding PAS domain-containing protein translates to MTPLDARLERAPCGYAAFANDMILTAANATLHEMLGYSPGELTGRPFGSLLTVSSRAVFQIYFQPLIKLNHKVEEMFLNLRMKSGQDFPVLLNASRMETEEGDMNECILFPMRRIIEYEKQIGASEQAAEKARAELLRLRNQVERVRGS
- a CDS encoding glycosyl hydrolase family 18 protein — its product is MKKMKGWSAWVLALCLSLISIPAYAADSAQAKAPVITVTVDGVPVVFSKAPIHQGGTVLAEAAPLFKALGLSYRAPASDAESFSVSKASLYIEMTPGSEVAYVNREPKELAAAPRFVDGTLFVPLRWAAETAGKSVEWDSAHSSIAILPAYKVIAYYISWGIYDRNYQVADIDASNITHINYAFANIKDGEIVVGDPWADTDKVFPGDCESEGCKHGNFNQLNRLKTVNPRLQTLISVGGWTWSKWFSDVAVSEESRTKFADSAVKFVRDWGFDGVDLDWEYPVGGGLEGNINRPEDKQNYTLLLRKIREKLDAAGQADGKHYLLTIAAGASTSFIDNTELDQISSVVDWINVMTYDYHGGWDTASGINSPLYYDPKDPSPGSANTYVAGTVHNFLDAGVPADKLVMGMPFYGRGWTKCKTDDNGLYQACGGVSKGTWEAGALDIADIEDHYVNKNGYTRYWNDSTKTPWLFNPADGTFIGYDDAESFSYKTRFIKDTGLAGAMFWDITSDKNGTLTGQLGKDLLGTP
- a CDS encoding alpha/beta fold hydrolase; the encoded protein is MILARNNVNVYGNGKRHMIFAHGFGCDQTMWRFVAPAFAKDYRIVLFDYVGSGKSDTNAYDIDKYCTLSGYVQDLLDVCEELEVKDAIFVGHSVSGMIGLLASIREPDRFGKMIMIGPSPCYLNDPPDYFGGFEKADLLGLLDLMNRNDGGWARFLAPLVMNNPNRPHLSTELEKSFCSSDPDITRRFAIATFFSDHRDVLPDVTVPSLILQCTDDAITPLTVGTYLCSHLANSELVVMQATGHCPHVSHPEETVRKINEYLAETDVRPLAKGVS